In the Mastacembelus armatus chromosome 2, fMasArm1.2, whole genome shotgun sequence genome, one interval contains:
- the LOC113127430 gene encoding grancalcin-like, whose translation MAYPGYGGYGGPMPGMPGMPGQGMQPQGMPGGPMGGPMPGNMGGPMGGAPPQGGYSPYGGGYAGTYGAPPPAANDPMWGYFTAIAGQDGEVDAEELQKCLTQSGVTGTYAPFNLDTCRIMIGMLDRDFTGKMGFNEFKELFAALNGWKQNFMMFDQDRSGSVEPHEMNQAISAMGYRISPQTLNTIIKRYNKGGRIFFDDYVACCIKLRALTDSFRRRDTMHQGTVSFQYDDFILCTMAI comes from the exons ATGGCTTATCCGGGATATGGCGGG tatGGGGGTCCAATGCCAGGTATGCCAGGTATGCCAGGTCAGGGAATGCAACCCCAGGGAATGCCAGGGGGCCCCATGGGAGGCCCCATGCCTGGGAACATGGGTGGGCCAATGGGAGGTGCACCACCCCAAGGAGGATATTCCCCTTATGGAGGCGGCTATGCGGGCACATATGGTGCCCCACCCCCTGCTGCCAATGATCCAATGTGGGGCTACTTTACAGCCATAGCAGGCCAG GATGGAGAGGTTGATGCAGAGGAACTCCAGAAGTGTCTGACCCAGTCTGGTGTCACTGGCACCTATGCTC CGTTCAACCTGGATACCTGCAGGATCATGATTGGAATGCTAGAT AGGGACTTTACCGGCAAGATGGGTTTCAATGAGTTCAAGGAGCTGTTTGCAGCTCTGAATGGCTGGAAGCAGAACTTCATGATGTTCGACCAGGACAGGAGTGGGTCCGTCGAACCTCATGAAATGAATCAAGCAATCAGTGCCATGG GCTACCGCATCAGTCCCCAGACTCTTAATACAATCATCAAACGCTACAACAAAGGCGGACGAATCTTCTTTGATGACTATGTGGCCTGCTGTATCAAACTGCGAGCTCTCACAG ACAGCTTCAGGCGGAGAGATACCATGCATCAGGGAACTGTCTCATTCCAGTATGACGAC TTTATCCTGTGCACAATGGCCATCTGa